The following are from one region of the Vanessa cardui chromosome 3, ilVanCard2.1, whole genome shotgun sequence genome:
- the LOC124543271 gene encoding uncharacterized protein LOC124543271 yields the protein MTPRTPVGLPRTREELDAHCQAYQTGMACMDAWIKRCLPTDGQKLVQQQIGGARALMRFLCTNETALRRDFLKEPTCWALVSPDWSRCVDELQLAVRDISERSHHIVYFNKNTELCCARDAFIACVAMAGRACSAQAGNLLRRMAWVLAQDVAACSAQPRAHCVASLPHIAAPMLTALSGALLYPPRL from the exons ATGACACCGCGAACGCCAGTGGGCTTACCTCGCACAAGAGAAGAACTAGATGCCCATTGCCA ggcGTATCAGACGGGTATGGCGTGTATGGATGCATGGATCAAACGGTGTCTGCCAACTGACGGTCAGAAACTGGTACAGCAACAAATCGGCGGCGCACGAGCACTAATGCGATTCTTATGTACCAATGAAACAGCGCTACGGAGAg ATTTCCTAAAGGAGCCAACATGTTGGGCATTAGTGTCACCGGACTGGTCTCGGTGCGTTGATGAACTGCAGCTCGCTGTCCGCGACATCTCTGAGCGCTCTCACCACATAGTCTACTTCAACAAGAACACGGAATTATGCTG tgcCCGTGACGCATTCATCGCATGCGTGGCAATGGCTGGACGAGCTTGTTCCGCCCAAGCTGGAAACCTGCTGCGTCGTATGGCGTGGGTGCTCGCGCAAGACGTAGCCGCTTGCAGCGCGCAGCCCCGCGCGCACTGCGTTGCGTCGCTGCCACACATCGCGGCGCCGATGCTCACTGCACTATCCGGTGCATTACTTTACCCGCCAAGACTTTAA